The genomic segment cactcggctgcaaaccgccccagtgcctgctggaggtcccggtctgatgaagccaacaggacaacatcatctgcaaaaagcacgagtgaaagatcaaggtcggatacgtcgcccggattggcgtcaccggggccccaccctggagccaggcctggggttggggcacgtagacgagcgcctggtggctgggatctctcccacgggacccggccgggcgcagcccgaaggagcgacgtgggaccgccttcccgtaggcccaccacccgcaggaaggcgcataaggggtcggtgcagtgtggattgggtggcagctgtgtggaggtgcctcgacaacccaatccctggacaaagaatctggcaattggaacatggaatgtcacctcactgggtggaaaggagcctgaacttgtgctggaggttgagcggtaccggctagagatagtcgggctcacttccacacacagtctgggctctggaacacaactccttgagagaggttggactctcttctactctggagttgcccatggtgagaggcggcgggcaggggtgggcttgcttatagccccccagctcagctgccatgtgttggagttttccccggtggacgagagagttgtttccctgcgccttcgggtaggggataggtctctcaccgttgtttgtgcctacgggccaaatagcggtgtagagtacccagctttcatagggtctctggaaggggtactggaaggtgctccgactggggactctgtcgtcctactgggggatttcaacgcccacgtgggcaatgacagtgatacctggaggggcgtgattgggaggaacggcctccctgatctgaacccgagtggtgttttgttattggacttctgtgctagtcacagcttgtccataacgaacaccatgttcaagcataagggtgtccatcagtgcacgtggcaccaggacaccctaggtcggaggtctatgatcgactttgtggttgtgtcatctgacctccgaccatatgtcttggacactcgggtgaagagaggggctgagctgtcaactgatcaccacctggtggtaagttggatccgatggcggaggagggagcgggatagacctggcagacccaaacgtattgtgagggtctgttgggaacgtctcgtggaaccctctgtcagagagatcttcaactcccacctccgggagagctacaatcaggtcccgagggagtctggagacattgagtccgagtggaccatgttttccacctccattgtcaatgcggctgttcggagctgtggccgtagggtctctggtgcctgtcgtggcggcaatccccgaacccggtggtggacaccggaagtaagggaagccgtcaagctgaagaaggagtcttatcaggcctggttggcctgtgggactcctgatgcagctgatgggtatcggcaggccaaacgtgccgcagcccgcgcggtcgcagaggcaaaaactcggacctgggaaaagttcggcgaggccatggaggaagactatcggtctgcctcaaggaaattctggcaaaccgtccggcgcctcagaaggggaaagcagtttcccgccaacactgtttacagtggaggtggggagttgctgacttcgactggggacattgtaggacggtggaaggaatactttgaggatctcctcaaccccgtcgtcacgccttctgttgaggaagcagaggctggggactcggaggttgattcgtccatttccctggtcgaagtcaccgaggtagtcagtaagctcctcggtggcaaggcaccaggggtggatgaaattcgccccgagtaccttaagtctctggatgttgtagggctgtcttggctgacacgcctttgcagcatcgcgtggagatcggggacagtacctctggactggcagaccggggtggtggttcctctttttaaaaagggggaccggagggtgtgttccaactatagggggatcacactcctcagcctccctgggaaagtctattccagagtgctggagaggagagttaggccgctagtcgaacctcggatccaggaggaacaatgcggttttcgtcctggccgtggaacactggaccagctccatactcttgctagggtgctcgagggttcatgggagttcgcccatccagtctacatgtgttttgtagacttggagaaggcgtttgaccgtgtccctcgtggcatcctgtggggggtactccgggaatacgggattcgggaccctttgttaagggccattcggtccttgtatgaccggagtaggagcttggttcgcattgccggtagtaagtcagacttgttcccggtgcatgttggactccgacagggctgccctttgtcaccgatcctgttcattatctttatggacaggatttctaggcgcagccaggggtcggagggaatccggtttgggaatcacaggatttcatctctgctttttgcagatgatgttgtcctgttggcttcatcagaccgggacctccagcaggcgCCAACGAACATGTGATTCATTTAACTCACTTGGCGTTTTCATTTCAGCTCGACTGATctgttttagatatttttggTGTAAATTGTACTTTCAGTTTACCAGCAGCTTTGTAGTTCCACACACTCATGCAGCAGACACACTTTACTCCCCCAGCATAGCTGTGCCCACATTCGAAATTCACTTGCTGATCTGAACTAGCAAGGCTCCAGTGGCGCAATCGGTCAGCGCGCGGTACTTATAAGACAGTAACCTGCAGGGTCATGCCGAGGTTGTGAGTTCGAGCCTCACCTGGAGCAGCTGAGTTTTACTCTACTACCACCCCTGGAGTCACCAATGTCTAGTCAGTTCATCACAGAGTTAAACAGAAGTTTCAAATGTGAAGGACTTCCTTCCAAGCATTCCTAATCTCTACAGCAGTGCTTCACAAACCTGGCACACTGTCCAAcctgttttccaactatccctgcacttacagcttctgattggctgaacacacctggtTCAGGTAACCAGCCATATGAAGGTCAAGgaaagctggaaaacaaacaggacaacaGGACAGTGTGCCTCGAGGCCCAGGGTTGGGAACCACTGCTCTAGATATCGTGTTCACAGGAACTGGGAGGAACTCCAGAGGTGCAATtagtatattaaaaataaaataaaaatacaatttggaAGTTAAATGGACTTCTGTGTATTTCCTTTCTAAGACTGCAAACTGCATGTCAGCATTTGTTATGTGGACATAAATTTACTTTGATTGAACTGAATCAGATTAACTACCGTAAAAAAGAATTGACTCATTCATACATAGTGTGTTTTACAACAATAAGTTTCTTctttcagaaaaaaactaaaacactgtgtACAATATAGAAAGCGTTAAACTGCCATTAAGATCCCGGATCACGTTTATGATTAAAAACGATTTCATTGAGATCAACAAATTCTACTTCTTTACTGCTCTTCATATTTCAGCTGTGtgccccccccacacacacacacactgcaacaaaaAGCATGACTGTGCACTTTtgttgagcagcagcagcagcagtaggagAGCATGAGATCACCTTATTATGCTGAGTCAGCCCTCACTACTTACAGATAAGTAGTAAGGAGTGTGTTGGTCGTTACACATGTGGAAATAATCTATTAGGTTGAAATCGACCGCAGCTTAACAAAGGATCTGCTGATATGAATAAACCTCCTAGCggctttaaaacacacagtgctgcaTGCTTTGGCCCCATACGTTGCTTGATGAACTCGCTGACCCCCTCTCACATAACACAAGCTTTTAATCTCTACTGTTATAAACAGCCATGCTGATGTTTCAGGGTGTCTATGAGAGGTCATGTGGCACCACTTCACATGATCAGTACTGTTGAGTAAGTTTCCCTCAGTAATCTCACTCCAGCTTAACTCCCTCTGAAGTTAGAAGTTGTTCAGTTTCTCACCTTAGATAAagttttacttgagtaaaaaaGACTGACATGTGTTGCATTTTGTGTCCTCTGGGTGTGCAGTGGCCATCAGGAAGGTATCTGCTGCAGGCTGGGCTCACACCCACTGTTTCTTGACAAACAGCTTATGGGGCTGCAGATAGCAGCAGCTTTATCTGCAAGGGTCTTCTCCACACTGCAAAATATCTTTTTGCTCTGAAGCGTCTGAGTCACTCTTAACACAGGCTTTCTGGTGAGTGTCTGGCTGAAATGGTCAAAACTCACCAAGAAGCGATGAACTTTAAGaatcaaagaaacacaaaccttGGTTTAGGGGATAAGAACAACGCCCAGTAGTGTTGAATACGTTGAGAAAGCaaataagataagaaaaaaaaaacatattatatacataaagcaaacaaagcaaatCTAATTGGACCCAAGTGCCATCCTAGGGAAGCCCCACACCAGCAGCTACATTCATGGTGTGGTAGAAAGTTCACGGCGTGACGCACGTCTCGCAGCAGATAGCGCAGTGGCTTGGTGCCCCCACCCTGCCCTGGCTGCTGTCCGATAAcacagaggggggggggacgAGGCGGCCGCCGAGACCTGAGGGATTTTTAGCTTCATCTCTTTTACTCACCCAGCTCTCCTGAGCTTTAGTTGACAGCGTAAATATCTTATTAAAATGGTTGACTAACGACTTTTTACGCACATCTCCTGTCGCCTGTTGTGAATCTAACCGTGACCTCCGCGGTAAGGTCCTGTCTCACCCTGCGGATATTCAGCTGCTGTTCATCCTCTGTTGGTCACTGCGATGATCtcaaagagggaaaaagagcTAATTGCAGAAATATGGGAAAGTTTGACTCCTGTGGCGGAAGATATTGGGTCAGATGCGCTGCTTAGGTACGTTCGCCCTCTGTCATACAGACTTTCATTGTTTGGTTCCTCTATTATTGTATAAAACTAAGTGAATATTAGGATAAAGGACATGGTCAACATGTCTGAGCTAACAATTGCTTGTTTGTCAATACGTTTTTGGTATTTATAATGACAAACTCCTGGAAAATGTGTATTACTTTTCCTAAGTCACCCAATCTGTGAGGGCAGTTTTAAAGGTGCTGATGGAGTGGGCCCAGTGGTGATGATACTGATGATGATCAAGATAGTGATAGTATGTCACTATAcaccatcttcatcatcacatAAAATGGTTTCCCTGTTTTCCTTCCTCCACAGGATGTTTGCCTCTTTCCCTGGTACCAAGACTTACTTTTCCCATCTAGACATCAGCCCTGGCTCCTCTCACCTGCGCTCCCATGGGAAGAAGATCGTTTTAGCCATAGCAGAGGGAGCTAAAGACATCAGTCAGCTGACCGTCAGCCTGGCACCTCTGCAAACCCTGCACGCCTACCAGCTCCGCATAGACCCAACCAACTTCAAGGTGGAGTTCCTTAGACCACAATCATTCATAATATTGatcataatattaaatgtttcttcttctcagtaGCTCATGATATTATTGAAGTTTGCTAATGTCATGCTGCAAAGTACTTACTTCAATTTTTCTTTGGAAAGAATAAAAATTTCTGCTGACTAGTCATGTAAACATGTGAGTAAACACTTGtacatttattgtttgtctATAACAAATCTCATGCTTCCACCCGCAGCTTTTCTCGCAGTGTATTCTTGTCACCCTGGCCTGTCACATGGGGGAGGACTTCACACCAATAGCACATGCAGCAATGGACAAGTACCTGTCGGCTTTTGCTGCTGTGCTCGCTGAAAAATACAGATGAGACGGAGCCACATTTTTCTAGGACGCACAAGTGACATTTATGATGCTATATAATGTGACTAGAATGTGAACGAATTCATGTACATGGGCAGTTGTTGTTATCATacagtgttttctaataataaatatgtgcaATGAAGACTCAgacttctgttgtgttgtgtgcataTTAGCAGAAGTGGTTCTTTACttatttgtgcaaaaaaaatCTTTAGCTGTGACTGATGTGATTTTCTGCGTCGATGTCtgtatacaaatacacacacacacgattaaCTTCATGTGGAAGTTGTGTAACTTTGTGCTAAATGAATCCTGCAGTTACGAGAACAATTACATTATAGAAGTGACTATGGGACTGTTCATGGTTATGTAATAGTCCGGCATGTTTTCACTTTCCATGAACTAAACTCTCTGGTGCTGTGTTATTAAAATCGTGTAATTTTCTAATCTGAAATTAGAAAATTACACGATGAGCTGAGATTTGATTCCATAAAGTTACAATATCCTTTTAAAACTGTTCCCAAACATGTCTACACCTATGACACTTACACTCACAATCCATCTTTTATCTTATATGTTCTGTGTATCTAATAGAAAATATATTGAAACGATGTTGGCGTTAaaattgtttttacagtaaacaaacattttttttatttagcagatgctttgCCTGATGCCTTATTTTTATGATCTACATGGAGGCTGTTTCTCCACTTCTGTTTCAAAggtatttctttaatttaatttaattactacATCACTGTGTAGACACATTCAGATCAAGTCTAGCTGTCGTTGCACCGCTCCGTTCAGTCCTGTGGGGGGCGATAATGTACCTCAAAGTCCTGGAACCGCCAATAAATGTGAAGGCACtagtaaagaagaagaaatgagttggtttgtttttgccaGTAAAGTTGATCTCATGTAAATAAAACGTGGTCACTGAGATTTGCAGATTCAACACATTGAATCAGATCATTGAAAAGATAAATGTGTAGGGATTTGAGCCAGAGGAAGTCAGGAGGGAAATCTGCAGCCAGAGGTTGGTGTGTGCGCAGATATGAATGCTGATGAACTGCCAGCACactactgtaaactgtaattgTAGTAATAAAACTACTTGTCTACTCTGTTCGCTGCTCCAACACAGGAACACGGAGCTCTCCCAGGTGCCAACATGCTTGAAGTCGGAGCTGTCTGTGGTGCTGAAGTGAACTGCGTCAGTCTGATGGTATCTGGGGACAGTGACATGCTGTAGATGAGCCACTGATCTCATTCTTATTTCTTAACAGATCTATTAAAGCAACATAAGCTGCAGGCAGCACCTGCACCTCTGCAGGCTGGACTGTGAGTCTGACCACACGGTGACAGCCACAGCACCTCTCCACCAGAGAACACCGCAGCTTCAGagcatggttaaaaaaaatcacgtgttgttattataataataataattattattataattttaaatgaGTTGTTAATGTCATGAAAAATTAAGGTCTGATCATGAAAGTCTTTGATTTCACTGTACGTGCATTTAGTGCCCCCTGCTGGACTTAACAAGCAGTCGCACATTGCTTCTTCAGccttgtttgaatgtttttggagaagctgaaaaacaaatctagGGGGTAGGGTCACGAGGTTGTTGTCAAACTAACTAAACTACTCTAAAGCAAATGTTAACTgttctgtaaaacatttgaaatggttTGCAGAAAACTTATGTGCAATTCCTAACACGCTTGCACAATTCTTTATTTAAGTCAAAGTATTGAGTACATGCTCTAACATGTCTTTAATgtacacaagtaaacacatgaTTTTTAATTGTGTTAGTTGTGGTGACCAACCTGACAAatctataataatattttttttaaaaaagaaattaattttaacCATTTCATGTCCTGATAGATGATTAATTCAGAAAATgcatcatcatttattagtttgttatattttatatcgGTATGAGTACAATATTTGCTTTCCTTTGAAttatagtggagtaaaaagtagTGAAGACTCCAGTAGTCACTCCAGAGACCCTTACCTGCCACCTCTGGGGGGGTTACCACTCACCTCATTGGCTCTATACAcaacaaatgtattgttttaaataaagttaatcGAGTTTTAATTTGTAACGGcatcatttttgtttgtatgtttgtttgtttgtcagttgTCCTCATGTGGGCTTGAGTTTCCATCTGCACACATGAGGCCATCGGGTTCGAGCTTTTATCTGTTTGGACCTGCGGCCTCAGATAGTCGAACTAGAAAAACAAGATCTCGACCTCAGGACTTAAATTCTTATTGACAACAACAGTCGACATAAGAACAAAGTGGTTTAATACATGGTTTGTAATGTTGCCTTACTAATACCAGTCATCGATGTGATGCAGCCGTGCGTAATTACGCacaccacaaaataaaacaaaacaaatcatcttTGCTTCATTgggcttttatttctttattgaaGAGACACATAACAGATGTAAAGTGACGCTAGGTCTCCCTCGAGTGTCCAGGTGCGTAGGCTGCTGGGTTTAGTGGTACTGCCTTCCCAGGGCGGACACCACCACAGCCAGGAACTTCTGCCAAGCGGCCTGAGTGTCTGCGGTGAAGCCATTTCCCAGTTTGGCGGCGATTTCGATGgtcagacagtcagccagcagctaatcaaagaaaaacagaacagacattAGATGCCTTTCATGTATGCTGTTCATTGTGTCTGTAAGGTTTAGTGTAAACTGAGCGAGGAACTGTCCCAAAGTGTAAGATGTGAATATTTACCCTGAAGTTGTCGGGGTCGACGTGCAGCTTCTCAGAGTGCAGCACGCTCAGCTCGGCATAGGTGGCCTTGATGTTGTCCATGTTCTTCACAGCCCGGTCCAGACCGTGCAGCACCTTGATACCGTGAGCTGCGACATTGGGGTTTCCCCTGATGGCCTCAGCGTTGTAGAGGTTACCGAAGGAGCTGAAATACCTCTGAGTCCAGGGGTAAACGATCAGACACCTGcgagaggagagacaggagaaCAAGTCAGCACAGAACAATTGTATATACTAATATAGGCTGTATCCACATGCTGTGAAGGTGCATAGTAGATCCTACCTGACCAGAGCCTTGGGGCCGATCTCCTCGTAGCTCAGGTTGGCAAAGATGCCGGTGATGATGCTGCGCTCCTGCTCAGTCCACTCAACCATGGCTGCTCTTGATTTGTTTGTTCAGGCTTGAAGTAAAAAGCTGAATGCTCCTCAGCTCGGCCGCCGTCTATTTAAACGTGTCCGAGCTCCCCCCACCCTAACGGAGAAGGTCGCTGTGATAGGCTGGAGATGCAGCGTTTCAGATAAACCACAGACTTCTCCAGAAGTTTCTGGATGTTTTCAAACTGGCT from the Anabas testudineus chromosome 19, fAnaTes1.2, whole genome shotgun sequence genome contains:
- the zgc:163057 gene encoding hb-alpha_like domain-containing protein, which codes for MISKREKELIAEIWESLTPVAEDIGSDALLRMFASFPGTKTYFSHLDISPGSSHLRSHGKKIVLAIAEGAKDISQLTVSLAPLQTLHAYQLRIDPTNFKLFSQCILVTLACHMGEDFTPIAHAAMDKYLSAFAAVLAEKYR
- the hbbe2 gene encoding hemoglobin beta embryonic-2 yields the protein MVEWTEQERSIITGIFANLSYEEIGPKALVRCLIVYPWTQRYFSSFGNLYNAEAIRGNPNVAAHGIKVLHGLDRAVKNMDNIKATYAELSVLHSEKLHVDPDNFRLLADCLTIEIAAKLGNGFTADTQAAWQKFLAVVVSALGRQYH